The proteins below are encoded in one region of Telopea speciosissima isolate NSW1024214 ecotype Mountain lineage chromosome 10, Tspe_v1, whole genome shotgun sequence:
- the LOC122642037 gene encoding uncharacterized protein LOC122642037 isoform X1, which translates to MDEINMDKVVGASSQKHHNEAEPHPGKKELDSDGSEVSGESAKVVATEVNDVKPLEKKGKIMRKKASKAAEKGKSKPKVKRNAEDEKTVHSEDMEADVLPEIVEKKKTGGKITMEGSEDPGYGKNQTGFDSKQASDGSQETSEVRSNKEEDPEVLGEQKIESCEAVRDKVEPGDKDNWEEGREVKVTSLANQETVSDGGHDAKSSDSQPVSDAQTNEEESRANVESLEIPVKRMRSRAKFR; encoded by the exons ATGGATGAAATCAACATGGACAAAGTTGTGGGTGCTAGTTCCCAGAAACATCACAATGAGGCTGAACCTCACCCTGGTAAAAAAGAATTGGATTCCGATGGCAGTGAGGTAAGTGGAGAGTCTGCAAAAGTGGTCGCTACTGAGGTCAATGATGTTAAACCACttgaaaagaagggaaagatcATGAGAAAGAAAGCATCAAAGGCAGCAGAAAAGGGCAAGTCTAAACCAAAAGTCAAAAGGAATGCTGAGGATGAGAAGACTGTGCACTCAGAGGACATGGAAGCTGATGTGCTTCCTGAAATagttgaaaagaagaaaactggtGGAAAAATCACTATGGAAGGATCTGAAGATCCTGGTTATGGGAAAAATCAGACAGGATTTGATTCAAAGCAAGCAAGTGATGGAAGCCAGGAAACGTCTGAAGTTCGGAGCAATAAAGAAGAAGATCCTGAGGTTCTTGGTGAACAAAAAATTGAGAGCTGTGAAGCTGTAAGAGATAAAGTGGAGCCAGGAGACAAGGATAAttgggaagaaggaagagaggtgaAGGTT ACAAGTTTGGCAAACCAAGAAACTGTCTCAGATGGAGGGCATGATGCAAAGTCTTCAGATTCACAGCCGGTATCAGATGCCCAAACCAATGAGGAGGAGAGTCGGGCTAATGTGGAAAGCCTTGAAATTCCTGTCAAAAGGATGCGATCAAGGGCCAAATTTAGGTAA
- the LOC122642037 gene encoding uncharacterized protein LOC122642037 isoform X2 produces the protein MDEINMDKVVGASSQKHHNEAEPHPGKKELDSDGSEVSGESAKVVATEVNDVKPLEKKGKIMRKKASKAAEKGKSKPKVKRNAEDEKTVHSEDMEADVLPEIVEKKKTGGKITMEGSEDPGYGKNQTGFDSKQASDGSQETSEVRSNKEEDPEVLGEQKIESCEAVRDKVEPGDKDNWEEGREVNNTSLANQETVSDGGHDAKSSDSQPVSDAQTNEEESRANVESLEIPVKRMRSRAKFR, from the exons ATGGATGAAATCAACATGGACAAAGTTGTGGGTGCTAGTTCCCAGAAACATCACAATGAGGCTGAACCTCACCCTGGTAAAAAAGAATTGGATTCCGATGGCAGTGAGGTAAGTGGAGAGTCTGCAAAAGTGGTCGCTACTGAGGTCAATGATGTTAAACCACttgaaaagaagggaaagatcATGAGAAAGAAAGCATCAAAGGCAGCAGAAAAGGGCAAGTCTAAACCAAAAGTCAAAAGGAATGCTGAGGATGAGAAGACTGTGCACTCAGAGGACATGGAAGCTGATGTGCTTCCTGAAATagttgaaaagaagaaaactggtGGAAAAATCACTATGGAAGGATCTGAAGATCCTGGTTATGGGAAAAATCAGACAGGATTTGATTCAAAGCAAGCAAGTGATGGAAGCCAGGAAACGTCTGAAGTTCGGAGCAATAAAGAAGAAGATCCTGAGGTTCTTGGTGAACAAAAAATTGAGAGCTGTGAAGCTGTAAGAGATAAAGTGGAGCCAGGAGACAAGGATAAttgggaagaaggaagagaggt GAATAACACAAGTTTGGCAAACCAAGAAACTGTCTCAGATGGAGGGCATGATGCAAAGTCTTCAGATTCACAGCCGGTATCAGATGCCCAAACCAATGAGGAGGAGAGTCGGGCTAATGTGGAAAGCCTTGAAATTCCTGTCAAAAGGATGCGATCAAGGGCCAAATTTAGGTAA
- the LOC122643795 gene encoding DNA mismatch repair protein MSH6 produces MSKAVAKKRKRGPDKEIAEAFFQSPELGSSRLRPRKDIPSFHRVLLSVNDFERIVGKRIKVFWPDSRRWFLGKIKSFDNEKKLHRVFYDDGDKEELNLMTERFELEIMPSEGFTIFSRSEPNREIPDNGGESRDIINEGSRIIDDAVTQVIGHPKKSEGVQIAEAHNLEKQEASEPVKRYARIERTPSKASKKRHPKLQGGKDTDTEGNLALDAND; encoded by the coding sequence ATGTCTAAAGCTGTTGCTAAGAAACGGAAAAGAGGCCCAGACAAAGAAATAGCTGAGGCATTTTTCCAGTCACCTGAACTGGGGTCGTCTAGACTCCGCCCAAGGAAGGATATACCTTCCTTCCATAGGGTTTTACTGAGTGTGAATGATTTTGAGAGAATTGTGGGGAAGAGAATTAAGGTTTTCTGGCCTGATTCTAGAAGGTGGTTTTTGGGAAAGATAAAATCATTTGACAATGAGAAGAAGCTCCACCGTGTTTTCTATGACGATGGTGACAAAGAGGAGTTAAACTTGATGACGGAGAGGTTTGAGCTTGAAATTATGCCGAGTGAGGGATTCACTATATTTTCTAGATCGGAGCCTAATCGTGAGATTCCAGATAATGGTGGGGAGAGTAGAGACATTATAAATGAGGGTTCACGTATTATAGATGATGCTGTTACACAGGTTATTGGACATCCTAAAAAATCTGAGGGAGTGCAAATTGCTGAAGCACATAATTTGGAAAAGCAAGAGGCTTCTGAACCAGTGAAAAGGTATGCTAGGATTGAGAGAACACCTTCAAAGGCTTCCAAAAAAAGGCATCCAAAGCTGCAAGGTGGAAAAGATACTGATACCGAAGGAAATCTGGCTTTGGATGCTAATGAC
- the LOC122642039 gene encoding 50S ribosomal protein L7/L12, giving the protein MKLLAFFKVVRAPPTLSKITGPLQCRLFQPDFVPRDPKAKPKRYKYPAFYDPYGPKPPPSDKILQLAERIAALAPEELKQIGPTLRDKLRHPKMQPISTEGMDLGSQGAASGSAKAEEKKAEKTAFDVKLEKFDAAAKIKVIKEVRAFTSLGLKEAKDLVEKAPILLKQGVTKEEANDIIEKLKAVGGVAVME; this is encoded by the coding sequence ATGAAGCTCCTTGCATTTTTCAAAGTTGTACGTGCCCCTCCCACACTTTCTAAAATAACTGGTCCACTACAATGTCGTCTATTCCAACCTGATTTTGTTCCCAGAGATCCTAAGGCCAAGCCTAAGAGGTACAAGTATCCTGCTTTTTATGATCCCTATGGTCCCAAACCCCCACCTTCTGATAAGATCCTCCAGCTTGCGGAGCGTATTGCTGCTCTAGCCCCTGAGGAACTCAAGCAGATTGGTCCTACACTTAGAGACAAGCTTAGGCATCCCAAGATGCAGCCAATATCAACAGAAGGCATGGATTTGGGTTCTCAGGGAGCTGCAAGTGGGTCTGCAAAAGCTGAGGAGAAGAAGGCAGAGAAGACAGCATTTGATGTGAAATTAGAGAAGTTTGATGCGGCAGCAAAGATCAAGGTGATTAAGGAGGTAAGAGCATTTACCAGTCTGGGACTGAAGGAGGCTAAAGACCTAGTAGAGAAGGCACCAATCTTATTGAAACAAGGGGTAACCAAGGAGGAGGCAAATGATATTATAGAGAAGCTCAAGGCTGTGGGTGGTGTTGCAGTGATGGAGTGA